One Parachlamydia sp. AcF125 DNA segment encodes these proteins:
- a CDS encoding GreA/GreB family elongation factor translates to MGYLEEFHAQIQNRDFNKFFQLWEEYCTCDVVDAEELLQLLGMLKKSELAKHFGPYVETALPTWEKIENPKDAYEVLKLLIDLETTNSPSLAEITYNTLKKHHGSDPLFEERIRLVGLRKKDKFQGAIANYDLLAHLQKGRAVFHTAGWGTGEIMDVSLVREQVILEFEWVSGRKDLSFANAFKTLIPLPDHHFLARRFANPDQLEKEAKENPVAVVQLLLKDLGPKTAAEIKDELCELVIPEKEWNKWWQGARAKVKKDTMIESPEGIKDPFRLRKKAVKHEERWQNAIDTQTGTNELLQTSYQFVRDFPNILKDQEVKKNLQAKVTGLLTKSDLLPEQELQAHLFLESFLGLTEHGKMAQALIVKSEQPFELIQKVDITPFKKRALMVVRQFRSDWSHIFLEMLAKTDQSPLREYLLKEICADAEAKTLLINLLEDLLHYPTKNPELFVWYFQKVVKKTEEIPFHDKEGQGRFLDSFLVLMHKLEGDPQNRELIRKMYNLISEKRYAVIRALIEGMSKEFVKEFLLLASKCQTFTEHDLKILASLASVVHPTLGASKQNKEAKHDPNVIWTTEEGYLQTQERIRQIGTTEVVENAREIEAARALGDLRENSEYKFALEKRARLQGELKHLSEQLNRARIITQEDVYLNQVGVGSIVELEDAEKNLISYTILGPWDANADTNILSFQSKFAEAMLGRKVGEKFEFRNQSFTVRAIKTIFQS, encoded by the coding sequence ATGGGCTATTTGGAAGAATTTCACGCGCAAATTCAAAATAGAGATTTCAATAAGTTTTTTCAGCTTTGGGAAGAATATTGTACGTGTGATGTGGTAGATGCTGAGGAACTCCTTCAGTTACTAGGCATGTTAAAAAAGTCCGAGCTGGCTAAGCATTTTGGCCCCTATGTGGAAACCGCTCTTCCCACCTGGGAGAAAATCGAAAATCCAAAAGATGCTTACGAAGTTCTAAAATTGCTGATCGATTTAGAAACGACAAATTCTCCTTCCTTAGCTGAAATCACTTACAATACTCTTAAAAAACACCATGGTTCCGATCCCTTATTTGAAGAGCGCATCCGGTTAGTGGGGCTGCGCAAAAAAGATAAATTTCAAGGGGCTATCGCCAACTATGATTTATTAGCTCATTTGCAAAAAGGCAGAGCCGTTTTTCATACTGCAGGTTGGGGAACCGGCGAAATTATGGATGTTTCTTTAGTAAGAGAGCAAGTGATCCTGGAATTTGAGTGGGTATCGGGGCGAAAAGATCTTTCCTTTGCCAATGCTTTTAAGACACTTATTCCCCTTCCTGATCACCACTTCTTAGCGCGCCGCTTTGCAAATCCTGACCAGCTCGAAAAAGAAGCTAAAGAAAATCCCGTAGCTGTCGTTCAATTGCTCTTAAAGGATTTGGGTCCTAAAACTGCCGCCGAAATTAAAGACGAGCTATGTGAACTCGTGATTCCCGAAAAAGAGTGGAATAAATGGTGGCAAGGGGCCCGTGCCAAAGTAAAAAAGGACACCATGATTGAATCCCCCGAAGGGATCAAAGATCCTTTTAGACTGCGTAAAAAAGCTGTGAAGCATGAAGAGAGATGGCAAAATGCGATCGACACTCAGACGGGTACGAATGAGCTTCTCCAAACTTCTTATCAATTTGTCCGTGATTTTCCCAATATTTTAAAAGATCAAGAAGTGAAAAAAAACTTGCAAGCTAAAGTGACTGGCTTACTCACCAAATCCGATCTTCTTCCCGAACAAGAGCTACAAGCCCATCTTTTTCTGGAATCTTTTTTAGGGCTGACAGAGCATGGTAAGATGGCTCAAGCTTTAATTGTAAAATCGGAACAACCTTTTGAACTGATTCAAAAAGTGGATATTACGCCATTTAAAAAACGGGCTTTGATGGTTGTGAGACAATTCCGGTCAGATTGGTCTCATATTTTTCTGGAAATGTTGGCTAAAACAGATCAATCCCCTTTGAGAGAATACCTCCTGAAGGAAATCTGCGCGGACGCCGAGGCAAAAACTTTGTTAATTAACCTTTTGGAAGATTTGTTGCATTATCCTACAAAAAATCCTGAGTTGTTCGTATGGTATTTCCAAAAGGTCGTTAAAAAAACCGAGGAGATTCCTTTCCACGACAAAGAGGGTCAAGGGCGCTTCTTAGATAGCTTCCTTGTGCTTATGCATAAATTAGAGGGGGATCCTCAAAACCGCGAGCTTATTCGCAAAATGTACAACTTAATCAGCGAAAAGCGTTACGCCGTGATTCGTGCTTTGATTGAAGGGATGAGCAAAGAGTTTGTAAAAGAGTTTTTATTGCTTGCCTCAAAATGCCAGACTTTCACAGAACATGATTTAAAAATCTTAGCTTCTTTAGCTTCTGTAGTGCATCCTACTTTAGGGGCGTCTAAGCAAAACAAAGAGGCTAAGCACGATCCAAACGTTATCTGGACCACTGAGGAAGGATACTTACAAACGCAAGAAAGAATCCGGCAGATTGGGACGACTGAAGTGGTGGAGAATGCGCGTGAAATTGAAGCTGCGCGTGCCTTAGGCGATTTACGCGAAAATTCGGAGTATAAATTCGCGCTAGAAAAACGGGCTCGCCTTCAAGGAGAATTAAAGCATCTTTCTGAACAGCTTAATCGCGCGCGCATCATCACCCAAGAAGATGTCTATCTCAATCAAGTAGGTGTAGGGAGTATTGTGGAATTAGAAGATGCAGAAAAAAATTTGATTTCTTACACGATTTTGGGGCCTTGGGATGCCAATGCAGACACCAACATTCTCTCTTTTCAATCTAAGTTTGCCGAAGCCATGTTAGGGAGGAAAGTGGGGGAAAAATTTGAATTTCGCAATCAGTCTTTCACTGTCCGAGCAATTAAAACCATCTTTCAAAGTTAA
- the rdgB gene encoding RdgB/HAM1 family non-canonical purine NTP pyrophosphatase, whose product MEIVVASSNLHKIREFREMFKCLPKVDLLSLLNFPHYNPPPEEGKTFQENAQRKALDAAKALGKWVLGDDSGLVVPALDGAPGIYSRRYAGEDATDAENRQKLLQNMQHLHDIQRSAYYQCSLVLASPTGEIKKNVTGICEGILLKEEKGRYGFGYDALFVKHDYDKTFAEIDDFTKNRISHRYKAFEKLLGVLQSL is encoded by the coding sequence ATGGAAATTGTCGTTGCGAGTTCGAATTTACATAAAATTCGTGAATTTCGCGAAATGTTTAAGTGTTTGCCCAAAGTCGATCTCTTATCTCTTCTTAACTTTCCTCACTATAATCCCCCTCCAGAAGAAGGAAAAACCTTCCAAGAAAATGCCCAAAGAAAAGCCCTAGATGCAGCTAAAGCCCTTGGCAAATGGGTGCTAGGAGATGATTCAGGATTGGTTGTTCCCGCTTTAGATGGGGCGCCAGGGATCTATTCAAGGCGTTATGCGGGTGAAGATGCCACCGATGCGGAAAACAGACAAAAACTTTTGCAAAATATGCAGCACCTCCACGATATTCAGCGTTCCGCTTATTATCAATGCTCGCTTGTCCTAGCTTCCCCCACAGGAGAAATTAAAAAAAATGTGACAGGAATCTGCGAAGGAATTTTGCTAAAAGAAGAAAAAGGGCGCTACGGATTTGGGTACGATGCCTTATTTGTCAAACACGACTATGATAAAACGTTTGCCGAAATAGATGATTTCACTAAAAACCGAATTTCTCATCGTTATAAAGCTTTTGAAAAGTTGTTAGGAGTTTTGCAAAGCTTATAA
- a CDS encoding NYN domain-containing protein produces MHYFIDGYNLMFRILRVGDNLTLQREKIIEDLHTKIEALNLNVTLVFDAQYQLGEASRTHYKRLEIVFSAAGETADELIISELKARQIPFQCTVVTSDKKLAWLSRLQAAKTETVEEFMGWLNKRYANRGRRTALPRLQPEKKLKSPPKKVAAEPLSAVLPEDCFSYYLQAFQKNLEKLEEEAPLKRKRKTSLKKNKPIKAERDLLESDYTRWERLFNERLKEV; encoded by the coding sequence ATGCATTATTTTATTGATGGCTATAACCTCATGTTTCGCATCTTGCGCGTGGGCGACAATCTCACTTTGCAGCGCGAAAAAATCATTGAAGACCTTCACACCAAAATTGAAGCTTTAAACCTAAATGTGACCTTAGTTTTTGACGCTCAGTATCAACTAGGAGAAGCGTCGCGCACCCATTATAAGCGGTTAGAGATCGTATTTTCTGCAGCCGGCGAAACAGCCGATGAGTTGATTATTAGCGAATTAAAGGCGCGTCAAATCCCTTTTCAGTGTACCGTGGTGACTTCTGATAAGAAATTAGCTTGGTTATCCAGGCTGCAAGCCGCTAAAACAGAAACGGTCGAAGAATTTATGGGATGGCTCAATAAAAGGTATGCCAATCGTGGACGGCGCACCGCTCTGCCCCGCCTTCAACCAGAGAAGAAGCTAAAATCGCCGCCAAAAAAAGTAGCCGCTGAACCTCTCTCCGCAGTTCTCCCTGAAGATTGCTTTTCTTATTATCTCCAGGCTTTTCAGAAAAACTTGGAAAAACTTGAGGAGGAAGCTCCTCTAAAGCGGAAAAGAAAAACTTCGCTTAAAAAAAATAAACCAATCAAAGCCGAGCGAGACTTATTGGAATCAGATTATACGCGCTGGGAAAGACTTTTTAATGAAAGGCTGAAAGAGGTCTAA
- a CDS encoding patatin-like phospholipase family protein, whose product MLPPVDNTKPYSLWESNSLQKHCEEINQNRGSRERGYYKVLQSFSSDQINSISSKSEVSLFNRNFSLIKASMPQDIKERSTIQLLLNGTRSEKGSLMLPSVDNSIPYSLWESRRLQEHCEKINQDHGSREIGYYRILQSFSSDQINSISGKNELSLFSRNFSLIKASMPQDIKERSKIQLLLNGTRSEKGSLMLPSVDNSIPYSLWESRRLQEHCEKINQDRGSREIGYYRVLQSFSANQINSISSKSELSLFSRNFSLITRIMPQDIKERSTIQPLLNRTHSEIRECLRSVNALKGIKQNLKSCWMPARLNEIKDVLLEVWQGMPYNKMQLCKNTYEKCEKIYLTKIEQAKRNFKDDISSPPEGRLNAEAEKKTIYPILSLDGGGIRGIIPITVLVEIEKITKKPIASLFKLIGGTSTGGILALGLSKPQEKDPRLPQYTAQDLLNIYTNEHSAIFQLNPAYAPPPEELKFHEKIAWAIHRSKYNDPSPFLMEKLGNTALLSSALTDVVVTANTVNAIGDKVEQLFKNCVSGVISFLTKTPSSYAFDKTVHIFTKAGLKTVSYSLKKLEDRYPSVLSPHYYYTRTPPPPLYSITTELKEDFSMGFAAQATSAAPTFFPVCPHPSINDFLIDGGALQNNPALPCVFESLDNGSIQKNLFLLSLGTGNPCADLGPSLPSLWFELTQPESETNEILKGMLSPGAYHRLQYEFEGHAPGLDDTRPETIKVLEDSGKALIEENRDVLRNICKVLDPDSI is encoded by the coding sequence ATGTTACCACCAGTAGATAACACTAAACCTTATTCATTGTGGGAAAGTAACAGCTTACAAAAGCATTGTGAAGAAATTAATCAGAATCGTGGGAGCCGCGAAAGAGGCTACTACAAGGTTTTACAATCTTTTTCGTCCGACCAAATCAACTCCATTTCTAGCAAAAGTGAAGTATCACTATTTAATAGGAATTTCTCCTTGATCAAAGCCAGTATGCCTCAGGATATTAAAGAACGCTCTACGATTCAACTTCTTTTAAATGGTACCCGTTCCGAAAAAGGAAGCCTCATGTTACCATCAGTAGATAACAGCATCCCTTATTCATTGTGGGAAAGTAGGCGTTTACAAGAGCATTGTGAAAAGATTAATCAAGATCATGGGAGCCGCGAAATAGGCTACTACAGGATTTTACAATCTTTTTCGTCCGACCAAATTAACTCCATTTCTGGCAAAAATGAATTATCACTATTTAGTAGGAATTTCTCCTTGATCAAAGCCAGTATGCCTCAGGATATTAAAGAACGCTCTAAGATTCAACTTCTTTTAAATGGTACCCGTTCCGAAAAAGGAAGCCTCATGTTACCATCAGTAGATAACAGCATCCCTTATTCATTGTGGGAAAGTAGGCGTTTACAAGAGCATTGTGAAAAGATTAATCAAGATCGTGGGAGCCGCGAAATAGGCTACTACAGGGTTTTACAATCTTTTTCGGCCAACCAAATCAACTCCATTTCTAGCAAAAGTGAATTATCACTATTTAGTAGGAATTTCTCCTTGATCACGCGCATTATGCCTCAGGATATTAAAGAACGCTCTACGATTCAACCTCTTTTAAATCGTACCCATTCCGAAATAAGAGAGTGCTTGCGGAGTGTTAATGCTTTAAAGGGTATTAAACAAAACCTAAAGAGCTGTTGGATGCCAGCTCGGCTAAATGAAATAAAGGATGTACTCCTAGAAGTTTGGCAAGGTATGCCCTACAACAAAATGCAATTATGCAAGAACACTTATGAAAAGTGCGAAAAAATTTATTTAACAAAAATCGAGCAAGCTAAGCGTAATTTTAAAGATGACATTTCTTCCCCGCCGGAGGGGCGATTAAACGCGGAAGCTGAAAAAAAAACAATCTACCCTATCCTCTCGCTAGACGGGGGAGGAATTCGGGGCATTATTCCAATCACTGTGTTAGTAGAAATCGAGAAAATAACAAAAAAACCCATAGCAAGTTTATTCAAGCTAATTGGGGGGACTTCCACTGGGGGAATTTTGGCCTTAGGACTAAGTAAGCCCCAGGAAAAAGACCCAAGACTTCCACAGTATACAGCTCAAGATCTTTTAAATATCTATACTAACGAACACTCAGCCATTTTCCAGCTAAATCCTGCATATGCTCCTCCTCCAGAAGAGTTAAAATTCCACGAAAAAATAGCTTGGGCTATTCATCGCAGCAAGTATAATGATCCCTCACCGTTTCTTATGGAAAAATTGGGCAACACAGCTCTTCTGTCATCTGCCCTAACCGATGTAGTAGTCACCGCTAATACTGTGAATGCAATTGGAGATAAGGTTGAACAGTTATTTAAAAATTGTGTTTCAGGGGTTATATCATTTCTTACCAAAACTCCTTCCTCCTATGCTTTTGATAAGACAGTACATATTTTCACCAAAGCAGGATTAAAAACAGTTTCATATAGTTTAAAAAAGTTAGAGGATCGATACCCAAGCGTGCTTTCTCCTCATTACTATTATACCCGTACGCCTCCTCCTCCGCTTTATTCAATAACTACTGAACTAAAGGAAGATTTTTCTATGGGATTTGCTGCTCAAGCGACATCGGCTGCTCCAACATTTTTTCCTGTTTGCCCACACCCCTCCATTAATGACTTTTTAATTGATGGAGGTGCTTTGCAAAATAACCCTGCCCTCCCCTGTGTTTTTGAATCTCTTGATAATGGATCCATTCAAAAAAATCTATTTTTGCTATCTCTTGGAACAGGAAATCCTTGTGCAGATCTTGGTCCTTCTCTCCCCTCACTCTGGTTTGAGTTAACTCAACCCGAATCTGAAACAAACGAAATTCTTAAAGGAATGCTAAGCCCTGGCGCATACCATCGCCTTCAGTATGAGTTTGAAGGCCATGCTCCTGGACTTGATGACACACGACCTGAGACCATTAAAGTGCTTGAAGACAGTGGAAAGGCTTTAATAGAGGAAAACCGAGATGTTCTTCGAAATATCTGCAAAGTCTTAGACCCGGATTCAATTTAG
- a CDS encoding phosphodiester glycosidase family protein, with translation MFNSIIHRLFFIGCLIAIKTVSALELPEGIVYTRLFLADQTSVHVLEVDPHFFEIMPIKNKDELETVSTIAKRHKAIAAVNGGFFKNKGDFAGLPMGILKINNQWYGTSYEPRGTIGWSQANEKVFFDQISTQIYAYSGNAVIPIDGINRILKDNQITLWNSGMGKQLDYPNLGLQLLVQDQKVSKITSNRAPIPPNGFSLLVGTHKAASFPPIAEGDDFIWDIHLIPQSHPPYTKSEDWSDLTHIVGGAPILVRGGCLVKDFSSEQIGFYLLNARLARTAVGILENGHWLFVVADGSYKNPLNPKGITISDLASLMQKLGCKEALNLCGEKYATMFLQDRVMNDTPDGERKGEKVADALIVIPKTK, from the coding sequence ATGTTTAATTCGATCATCCACCGCTTATTTTTTATTGGTTGCCTAATCGCGATTAAGACGGTCAGCGCACTCGAGCTTCCTGAAGGAATTGTATACACTCGCCTTTTTTTAGCGGATCAAACCTCTGTCCATGTCCTTGAAGTGGATCCTCATTTTTTTGAGATTATGCCTATCAAAAACAAGGATGAACTCGAAACGGTTAGCACTATAGCTAAACGACATAAAGCTATTGCAGCGGTCAATGGGGGATTTTTTAAAAATAAGGGGGATTTTGCCGGCCTTCCGATGGGAATTTTAAAAATAAATAACCAGTGGTATGGCACTTCTTACGAGCCAAGGGGGACAATTGGATGGTCTCAAGCCAATGAAAAAGTGTTTTTTGATCAGATATCGACCCAAATTTACGCCTATAGCGGAAATGCTGTGATTCCCATTGATGGGATAAACCGCATTTTAAAAGATAACCAAATTACATTGTGGAATTCTGGGATGGGAAAACAGCTTGATTATCCTAACCTTGGACTTCAGCTATTGGTCCAAGACCAAAAAGTTAGCAAAATTACAAGCAACAGGGCTCCCATTCCTCCAAATGGTTTCTCATTACTGGTAGGGACCCATAAAGCCGCTTCCTTTCCCCCGATCGCGGAAGGGGATGATTTTATTTGGGATATTCATCTCATTCCTCAATCTCATCCTCCTTATACGAAAAGTGAAGATTGGAGCGACTTAACTCACATTGTGGGAGGCGCGCCCATTTTAGTGCGGGGAGGTTGCCTTGTTAAAGATTTTTCTTCAGAACAGATCGGCTTTTATTTGCTAAATGCGCGTTTGGCTCGTACAGCCGTAGGAATTTTGGAAAACGGACATTGGTTGTTTGTGGTGGCCGATGGCTCCTATAAAAACCCATTGAATCCTAAAGGGATCACTATCTCCGATTTAGCGAGTTTGATGCAAAAGTTGGGATGTAAGGAGGCTCTTAATTTGTGTGGAGAAAAATATGCGACCATGTTCTTACAAGATAGGGTGATGAACGACACTCCTGACGGGGAGAGAAAAGGGGAAAAAGTAGCGGATGCTTTAATAGTTATACCCAAAACAAAATGA